One Drosophila virilis strain 15010-1051.87 chromosome 5, Dvir_AGI_RSII-ME, whole genome shotgun sequence DNA window includes the following coding sequences:
- the LOC6626707 gene encoding FAD-dependent oxidoreductase domain-containing protein 1, with protein sequence MLRLGRVLRTAALHQQLRCQSGAQATAAACGDALPERCDVLIIGGGGMGASSAYWLKCRTQHEKLNVLVVERDACYTTASTVLSVGGVRQQFSLAENIKMSLFGYDFISSCRSYLGDVDLNFQPHGYLTLASAKGAETLSRNSKLQNELGARNELLGAAALRSRFPWLSTEDIELGCYGVDKEGWFDPWALLMGFKKQARAYGAQFANGEVTGFKWNSAGELSGALVACADGIERTVQFDTCVLAAGAQSGQVARLAKIGTGQDLLSVALPVEPRKRYVYVINTQGRNCPGLATPLTIDPDGTYFRRDGLGGNFLCGRSPANDEEPDCDTLDVDHGYFESDVWPTLANRVPAFESAKVQSSWAGYYDHNSFDANGVIGRHPHYRNLYIAAGFSGHGIQQTPAVGRAIAELILDGKYRTLDLSGLGFERLVAQQRMLEVNIV encoded by the exons ATGCTGCGATTGGGACGTGTATTGCGCACGGCTGCACTGCATCAGCAGCTGCGCTGCCAGAGCGGCGCACAGGCCACAGCCGCCGCTTGCGGGGATGCGCTGCCCGAGCGCTGCGATGTGCTGATCATTGGCGGCGGCGGGATGGGCGCCTCCTCGGCGTACTGGCTGAAATGCCGGACACAGCATGAGAAGCTCAATGTGCTGGTTGTGGAGCGGGATGCGTGC TACACGACTGCATCCACAGTGCTGTCCGTGGGCGGTGTGCGGCAACAGTTCTCGCTGGCGGAGAACATTAAAATGTCGCTCTTTGGCTACGATTTCATTTCCAGCTGCCGCAGTTATTTGGGCGATGTGGATTTAAACTTTCAGCCACATGGCTATCTTACCTTGGCCAGTGCCAAGGGCGCCGAGACGCTGAGCCGTAACTCGAAGCTGCAGAATGAGTTGGGCGCACGCAATGAGCTGCTCGGTGCAGCGGCTTTGCGCAGCCGGTTTCCTTGGCTCTCCACGGAGGACATTGAGCTGGGCTGCTATGGCGTGGACAAGGAGGGCTGGTTCGATCCCTGGGCCTTGCTGATGGGCTTCAAGAAGCAGGCGCGCGCCTATGGCGCCCAGTTTGCCAATGGTGAGGTGACTGGCTTCAAGTGGAACTCCGCTGGTGAACTCTCTGGCGCTTTGGTGGCCTGTGCCGATGGCATCGAACGCACCGTGCAGTTCGATACTTGCGTCCTGGCTGCGGGCGCACAGTCCGGGCAGGTGGCGCGTCTGGCCAAAATTGGCACGGGACAGGATTTGCTAAGCGTGGCGTTGCCCGTGGAGCCGCGCAAGCGTTATGTCTATGTGATTAATACGCAGGGTCGCAATTGTCCGGGCCTGGCCACGCCGCTAACCATCGATCCCGATGGCACGTATTTCCGGCGTGATGGTCTGGGCGGTAATTTCCTATGCGGTCGCAGTCCGGCGAATGATGAGGAGCCCGACTGCGATACCTTAGACGTCGATCACGGCTACTTTGAGTCCGATGTGTGGCCCACTCTGGCCAACCGTGTGCCCGCCTTCGAGTCGGCCAAGGTCCAAAGCAGCTGGGCCGGCTATTATGATCACAATAGCTTCGATGCCAACGGGGTAATTGGACGACATCCGCACTACAGGAACTTGTACATAGCAGCTGGTTTCAGCGGCCACGGCATACAGCAGACGCCAGCGGTGGGACGCGCCATCGCGGAGCTTATACTAGATGGTAAATATCGTACATTAGATCTTAGTGGATTGGGCTTTGAGCGTCTGGTGGCACAGCAGCGCATGCTTGAGGTGAATATTGTTTGA
- the Rab2 gene encoding ras-related protein Rab-2, with translation MSYAYLFKYIIIGDTGVGKSCLLLQFTDKRFQPVHDLTIGVEFGARMITIDGKQIKLQIWDTAGQEAFRSITRSYYRGAAGALLVYDITRRETFNHLTTWLEDARQHSNSNMVIMLIGNKSDLDSRREVKKEEGEAFAREHGLVFMETSARTAANVEEAFINTAKEIYEKIQEGVFDINNEANGIKIGQQATPTNPALPGSGGAGGAVNSGCC, from the exons ATGTCCTACGCGTacttgtttaaatatattatcattGGCGACACTG GCGTTGGCAAATCatgtctgctgctgcagttcaCGGACAAGCGCTTCCAGCCGGTGCATGATCTGACAATTGGCGTGGAGTTTGGTGCACGCATGATCACCATTGATGGTAAACAAATAAAGTTGCAAATCTGGGATACAGCCGGTCAAGAGGCTTTCAG ATCAATTACACGATCGTATTATCGTGGCGCTGCTGGCGCTTTGCTTGTCTATGACATCACAAGGCGCGAGACATTCAACCACTTGACCACATGGCTGGAGGATGCGCGCCAGCACTCAAACTCAAATATGGTGATCATGCTGATTGGCAACAAGAGCGATCTGGACTCCAGGCGCGAGGTGAAAAAGGAGGAGGGCGAGGCATTCGCCAGGGAGCATGGCCTGGTCTTCATGGAGACATCGGCGCGCACAGCAGCAAATGTTGAGGAGGCTTTCATCAATACAGCCAAAGAGATTTACGAAAAGATACAGGAGGGTGTATTCGACATCAACAATGAG GCGAACGGTATTAAAATCGGTCAACAGGCAACGCCCACAAATCCAGCCCTGCCCGGCTCCGGCGGTGCGGGTGGTGCAGTAAATAGCGGCTGCTGCTAG
- the Mob4 gene encoding MOB kinase activator-like 4 isoform X2 gives MKMADGSTILRRNRPGTKAKDFCRWPDEPLEEMDSTLAVQQYIQQMIKRDPSNVELILTMPEAQDEGVWKYEHLRQFCMELNGLAVRLQKQCSPSTCTQMTATDQWIFLCAAHKTPKECPAIDYTRHTLDGAACLLNSNKYFPSRVSIKESSVTKLGSVCRRVYRIFSHAYFHHRRIFDEFEAETYLCHRFTHFVTKYNLMSKENLIVPINEEENAAPGESEA, from the exons ATGAAGATGGCTGACGGCTCGACAATATTGCGTAGGAACCGACCAGGCACAAAAGCAAAG GATTTCTGTCGCTGGCCCGATGAACCGCTGGAGGAAATGGACAGCACACTCGCCGTGCAGCAGTACATACAGCAGATGATCAAGCGCGATCCCTCGAATGTGGAGCTAATACTGACCATGCCCGAGGCACAAGACGAGGGCGTTTGGAAATATGAGCATTTGCGGCAATTCTGCATGGAATTGAATGGACTGGCCGTGCGACTGCAGAAACAATGCTCACCGTCGACGTGCACGCAAATGACGGCCACCGATCAATGGATATTCTTGTGTGCGGCACACAAAACGCCCAAGGAGTGCCCCGCCATTGATTATACACGCCACACGCTGGACGGCGCCGCCTGTCTGCTAAATAGCAACAAATACTTTCCAAGCAG AGTTTCCATCAAGGAATCGTCGGTGACCAAGCTGGGCTCGGTGTGTCGACGCGTCTATCGCATATTCTCGCACGCATACTTTCATCATCGTCGCATCTTTGATGAGTTCGAGGCTGAGACGTATCTATGCCACCGATTTACACACTTTGTCACAAAATACAATCTCATGTCCAAGGAGAATCTGATTGTGCCCATTAACGAGGAAGAGAATGCGGCACCTGGCGAAAGTGAAGcctaa
- the chk gene encoding uncharacterized protein chk has protein sequence MAKPTATQSDSNKSNNKRSSSNNNTNAAANNNNNNNNNNINNINNSSGKLNGTICQPTLPAPANTPLNKSIKHDLFPEVTFCNLSVEELDDAAGHSRTVRNSIIALDGEGNLSLMTGTQVKKRKRLISNESGDSIDSSSTEKKTPKMPDGGYGWVVVFASLVVSLIWDGLSFSFGLINTELLAYFGESPSKTAWISSLFFSVPLLMGPIWSNLVDKYGCRKMTILGGLVSAFGFAISSICNSVEMLMVTFGIISGLGLGIGYVTAVVSIAFWFDKKRSFATGIGASGTGIGTFVYARLTQYLVDSYGWRGATLILGGTMLNACVCGALMRDPDWLIEENRLESRSQSVTTFSNSSVCLEEIKKLLDTGITKEAVLDTLVTKNNTEANQQIDDPLDTSLKRYRSELFLPTFLSAQELDSICEVKSLSRRSLRHKEGAEAPSRDNLLSMSSGAAAYGPTAPILGSPDDTLMGGIPHEVAEAAKKSYLASIETLSPSEKRSTVAGTPNGSVRSSDEGYLTQKHNEPHYASSRYSLNENLFMAKHIAPSMSNLMNGLRHNSVDILSDDMHTYYMAVKEETFALLDPHPRPKLRPAAAASTVIAIPEHEENSELALRRSRLDSITGLRRLSRSKKPNPHRSNLRRNISIRNSNFLKDMRIHRNSIHYRGAMLNTHRYRLRASSCPNIYRNSMTTIAKEEEDTWYDNFVDTMKSAFDFSLFLDNKFALFNLSTLFLFIWFIIPYLYLPDYMKQYNYEVSVSAVLISAIGIAQTVGMIGLGYLGDSPWMNINICYSICMLVCGASVFFMPMLINSYNGLMAMCVIFGFTFASSFSFTPSILVSIVDLDDFTCAYGLVLLVQGVGMIAGPPIAGAIYEFTGRWDDSFYYAGIFIALSGVCSYMIEFCEKKPTKESDSDVSETKKAQLLH, from the exons ATGGCCAAGCCAACAGCTACACAGAGTGACAGCAACAAATCCAACAacaagcgcagcagcagcaacaacaacaccaatgCAGCtgccaataacaataataataataataacaacaatattaataatataaataatagtaGCGGCAAACTGAATGGCACCATTTGTCAACCAACTCTTCCCGCGCCGGCAAACACGCCGCTGAACAAGTCCATCAAACACGACCTCTTCCCGGAGGTGACCTTTTGCAATCTGTCCGTGGAGGAGCTGGACGATGCCGCCGGCCACAGTCGCACGGTACGCAATAGCATTATTGCCCTCGACGGGGAGGGCAACTTGAGCCTGATGACTGGCACCCAGGTGAAGAAGCGCAAGCGTTTGATATCGAATGAATCGGGCGATTCCATCGATTCGAGCAGCACCGAAAAGAAGACGCCCAAAATGCCAGATGGCGGATACGGTTGGGTTGTAGTGTTTGCCTCGTTGGTGGTCTCGCTAATATGGGATGGACTTTCCTTCTCCTTTGGCCTGATTAATACCGAACTGTTGGCCTACTTTGGTGAGTCGCCATCGAAGACCGCTTGGATTAGTTCCTTGTTCTTTTCGGTGCCGCTGCTGATGGGTCCCATTTGGTCGAATCTGGTGGATAAATATGGCTGCCGTAAGATGACCATACTTGGCGGGCTTGTTTCCGCCTTTGGATTTGCCATCTCCTCAATTTGCAACTCCGTTGAGATGCTGATGGTTACATTTGGCATCATCAGCGGACTGGGCCTGGGCATTGGCTATGTCACGGCTGTGGTATCGATTGCCTTTTGGTTCGATAAAAAGCGCAGCTTTGCCACGGGCATTGGCGCCTCTGGTACGGGCATTGGCACGTTCGTCTATGCGCGTCTCACACAGTATTTGGTGGATTCATATGGCTGGCGTGGCGCCACACTAATCCTGGGCGGCACCATGCTaaatgcctgtgtgtgtggcgcTTTGATGCGCGATCCCGACTGGCTGATTGAGGAGAATCGCTTGGAAAGCCGTTCGCAGAGCGTAACCACGTTTTCCAATTCGAGCGTGTGTCTGGAGGAGATTAAGAAACTGCTGGATACTGGCATCACCAAGGAGGCCGTGCTGGACACTCTGGTGACCAAGAACAACACTGAGGCCAATCAGCAAATTGATGATCCGCTGGACACGAGCCTCAAGCGCTATCGCAGCGAATTGTTCCTGCCCACATTTCTCAGCGCCCAGGAACTGGACAGCATTTGCGAGGTGAAGAGCCTTAGCCGTCGCTCGCTGCGGCACAAGGAAGGCGCCGAGGCACCCTCACGCGACAATCTGCTATCCATGTCGTCGGGTGCCGCAGCCTACGGGCCCACGGCGCCAATTCTAGGCTCGCCGGACGATACACTAATGGGCGGCATACCGCACGAGGTGGCGGAGGCAGCCAAAAAGAGCTACTTGGCATCCATAGAGACCTTGTCGCCTTCGGAGAAACGCTCCACAGTTGCGGGCACACCGAATGGTTCGGTACGCTCCTCGGACGAGGGCTACCTCACACAGAAGCACAACGAGCCGCATTATGCCAGCTCTCGTTATTCCCTCAACGAAAATCTCTTCATGGCCAAGCACATTGCGCCCTCGATGTCCAACCTGATGAACGGGCTGCGCCACAACTCTGTGGACATACTGAGCGATGATATGCACACCTACTACATGGCCGTCAAGGAGGAGACCTTCGCGCTGCTCGATCCACATCCCAGACCAAAGCTgcgccctgctgctgctgcctccaCAGTGATTGCCATACCCGAGCACGAGGAGAACAGCGAGCTGGCGCTGCGTCGTTCCCGTCTGGACAGTATTACGGGCCTGCGCCGTCTGTCCCGCTCGAAGAAGCCCAATCCGCACCGCTCGAATCTGCGTCGCAACATCTCCATCAGGAATTCCAATTTTCTGAAAGATATGCGAATACATCGCAACTCCATACATTATCGCGGCGCCATGCTCAACACGCATCGCTATCGCCTGCGCGCCTCGTCCTGCCCCAACATCTATCGCAACTCGATGACCACCATTGCCAAGGAGGAGGAAGAT ACCTGGTATGATAACTTTGTGGACACCATGAAATCGGCCTTTGATTTTTCGCTCTTCTTGGACAACAAATTCGCGCTCTTCAATCTATCCacattgtttttgttcatTTG gTTTATCATACCCTATCTTTATCTGCCCGATTACATGAAGCAATATAACTATGAGGTGAGCGTGAGCGCTGTACTCATATCCGCAATTGGTATTGCGCAAACTGTGGGCATGATTGGATTGGGTTATTTGGGTGATTCACCATGGATGAATATCAATATATGCTACTCCATATGCATGCTGG TTTGTGGTGCTTCGGTGTTTTTTATGCCAATGCTAATCAATAGCTATAATGGACTGATGGCAATGTGCGTCATTTTTGGATTCACTTTTGCCAGCTCCTTTTCGTTTACGCCCAGCATATTGGTCAGTATCGTTGATTTGGATGATTTCACATGTGCCTACGGTTTGGTGCTGCTGGTGCAGGGCGTTGGCATGATTGCAGGTCCGCCCATAGCAGGTGCCATTTATGAGTTTACGGGCAG atGGGACGACTCCTTCTACTATGCGGGCATATTTATAGCACTCTCCGGCGTCTGTTCGTATATGATTGAGTTCTGTGAGAAGAAACCAACTAAAGAGAGTGATAGTGATGTCTCAGAGACTAAAAAAGCTCAACTTTTACATTAG
- the Rpp25 gene encoding ribonuclease P protein subunit p25-like protein: protein MMHYRKAENVEQELSKNDLPFQNCMPKTHKDFLWMHIKGGTKLSNVIGYAQSALDKGEYRSLVWSGSGGGVVKTISCAEVLKRSHPLYQLTRMGYTSVEEHWKPQMDGLEEIIVNRQIPTLHILMSLDELPDGIEGVQNPNTTSDFWQHDEPPASRPAAAALRTNKRQPFGRNRPRQQQQQQQQPRHGQDSQNTPVPETAASEHT from the exons ATGATGCACTATCGCAAGGCGGAGAATGTGGAGCAGGAGCTGAGCAAAAATGATTTACCTTTCCAGAATTGCATGCCAAAGACGCACAAGGACTTCCTATGGATGCAT ATCAAGGGCGGCACCAAACTGAGCAATGTCATTGGCTATGCACAGTCAGCGCTGGACAAAGGTGAATACCGCAGTCTGGTCTGGAGTGGCTCCGGTGGCGGCGTTGTCAAGACCATATCCTGCGCCGAGGTGCTCAAGCGCAGTCATCCGCTTTACCAGTTGACGCGCATGGGCTACACGAG CGTGGAGGAGCACTGGAAGCCACAAATGGATGGCCTCGAGGAGATCATTGTCAACCGCCAAATACCCACACTGCACATACTCATGAGCCTGGACGAGCTGCCCGATGGCATTGAAGG GGTACAAAACCCGAATACAACCAGTGATTTTTGGCAGCACGATGAGCCACCTGCCAGCAGACCAGCGGCTGCAGCTTTACGCACTAATAAACGCCAACCATTTGGACGCAATAGAccccgacaacaacaacaacaacaacagcaaccccGACACGGTCAGGATAGTCAAAACACACCCGTCCCGGAGACTGCGGCCAGCGAGCATACTTAA
- the Mob4 gene encoding MOB kinase activator-like 4 isoform X1, whose translation MKMADGSTILRRNRPGTKAKDFCRWPDEPLEEMDSTLAVQQYIQQMIKRDPSNVELILTMPEAQDEGVWKYEHLRQFCMELNGLAVRLQKQCSPSTCTQMTATDQWIFLCAAHKTPKECPAIDYTRHTLDGAACLLNSNKYFPSSVTPDHRVSIKESSVTKLGSVCRRVYRIFSHAYFHHRRIFDEFEAETYLCHRFTHFVTKYNLMSKENLIVPINEEENAAPGESEA comes from the exons ATGAAGATGGCTGACGGCTCGACAATATTGCGTAGGAACCGACCAGGCACAAAAGCAAAG GATTTCTGTCGCTGGCCCGATGAACCGCTGGAGGAAATGGACAGCACACTCGCCGTGCAGCAGTACATACAGCAGATGATCAAGCGCGATCCCTCGAATGTGGAGCTAATACTGACCATGCCCGAGGCACAAGACGAGGGCGTTTGGAAATATGAGCATTTGCGGCAATTCTGCATGGAATTGAATGGACTGGCCGTGCGACTGCAGAAACAATGCTCACCGTCGACGTGCACGCAAATGACGGCCACCGATCAATGGATATTCTTGTGTGCGGCACACAAAACGCCCAAGGAGTGCCCCGCCATTGATTATACACGCCACACGCTGGACGGCGCCGCCTGTCTGCTAAATAGCAACAAATACTTTCCAAGCAG TGTTACACCCGACCACAGAGTTTCCATCAAGGAATCGTCGGTGACCAAGCTGGGCTCGGTGTGTCGACGCGTCTATCGCATATTCTCGCACGCATACTTTCATCATCGTCGCATCTTTGATGAGTTCGAGGCTGAGACGTATCTATGCCACCGATTTACACACTTTGTCACAAAATACAATCTCATGTCCAAGGAGAATCTGATTGTGCCCATTAACGAGGAAGAGAATGCGGCACCTGGCGAAAGTGAAGcctaa